The Planctomycetota bacterium nucleotide sequence ATCGTCGATCTTCCCGACGCCTCCACTGGCAAGCACGGGCAACTCGGTCGCGCAGGCAAGCTGTTGCGTGCCGTCGGCATCCGTCCCGGTCATCATGCCGTCGCGGGCGACATCGGTGTACAGCAGCGCCGCCAGCGGCAAGGCTGACACGTCCGCGGCCAGGTCGAGCACCGCCACGTCCGTCGTCTCCTGCCAACCGCCCACCGCCACGCGGCCGCCTTTGGCATCGACGGCCAGAACCACCCGCCCGGCGATGTCGTCGTCACTGAGGATCGACTCCAACCACGCGCGATCGCGAACGCCGCGCGTCCCGACGACGACGCGATCACAGCCTGCGTCCAACAGGCGTCGCACGTCGTCGATCTCCCGCACAC carries:
- a CDS encoding 1-(5-phosphoribosyl)-5-[(5-phosphoribosylamino)methylideneamino] imidazole-4-carboxamide isomerase; its protein translation is MPESRRGRLTIYPSIDLRGGEVVRLAQGDFERQTTYDRDPALLVRQWANLGAERLHVVDLDGAKAGAVQQAEAIEAIVRAEPRLKVQAGGGVREIDDVRRLLDAGCDRVVVGTRGVRDRAWLESILSDDDIAGRVVLAVDAKGGRVAVGGWQETTDVAVLDLAADVSALPLAALLYTDVARDGMMTGTDADGTQQLACATELPVLASGGVGKIDD